One window of Thermodesulfobacteriota bacterium genomic DNA carries:
- a CDS encoding methyl-accepting chemotaxis protein has product MAIMGNMKVGAKLGAGFAGVVILFGAISLFLILRMVSLHDLEEEAATRAKHALEAQQMAMGLDEAYGVMADAIINRDLAAGREELAAVKAEAQRAWTRAAEIADTEKEKEQAAAFAAASRRFLDLFENGVLPILERNSSVAELARDDQERIRALDSQIDQALAAADEPIQAIVASTLAESEEASRHFDEVAGTATRISIGLALLGVAVAVLFAVVITRLITRPVTAMVGHIRKVAGGDLTETVAVTSADEVGEMGSSLNRMVEDLSSIVRNIQQAAGHLASGSEQVSSAAQSLSQGAAEQSSNIEEVSSAMEEMNASVAQNADNARQTEAIARQAAADAEEGGEAVKEMAQAMRDVSEKILIIEEIARQTNLLALNAAIEAARAGEHGKGFAVVAVEVRKLAERSQASAQEIIALSKHSLAVTERTSGLIAEIVPGIRKTAELVQEIALASQEQARGVESVAKALEEVDKVVQQNSASSEEMASSSEEMASQAQALRTQIGFFRVAGSRRRPAAPAIKAERGGSGWGEEDRPVKALPGRGVELDLDEDGFEPMTGRVEG; this is encoded by the coding sequence ATGGCCATCATGGGGAACATGAAGGTCGGAGCCAAGCTGGGGGCGGGGTTTGCGGGCGTGGTGATCCTCTTTGGCGCCATCAGCCTGTTTCTGATCCTGCGAATGGTGAGCCTCCATGACCTGGAGGAAGAGGCTGCCACCCGGGCCAAGCATGCCCTGGAGGCGCAGCAGATGGCCATGGGCCTGGACGAGGCCTACGGGGTGATGGCCGATGCCATCATCAACCGGGACTTGGCTGCCGGCCGGGAGGAGCTGGCGGCGGTCAAGGCGGAGGCCCAGCGGGCCTGGACCCGGGCGGCGGAGATCGCCGACACCGAGAAGGAAAAGGAGCAGGCCGCCGCCTTTGCCGCGGCCAGCCGCCGTTTCCTGGACCTCTTCGAGAACGGCGTCCTGCCGATCCTGGAGCGGAACAGCTCGGTGGCGGAGCTGGCCCGGGATGACCAGGAGCGGATCCGGGCCCTGGACAGCCAGATCGATCAGGCCCTGGCCGCTGCCGACGAGCCGATCCAGGCCATCGTCGCCTCGACCCTGGCCGAGAGCGAGGAGGCCAGCCGTCACTTCGATGAGGTGGCGGGCACGGCCACCCGGATCAGCATCGGCCTGGCGCTCCTGGGGGTGGCGGTGGCGGTTCTGTTCGCGGTGGTCATCACCCGTCTCATCACCCGGCCGGTCACGGCAATGGTGGGCCACATCAGGAAGGTGGCCGGTGGCGACCTGACGGAGACCGTGGCGGTGACCTCCGCCGATGAAGTGGGCGAGATGGGCAGCAGCCTGAACCGGATGGTGGAGGATCTGTCCAGCATCGTTCGCAACATCCAGCAGGCGGCCGGCCACCTGGCCTCGGGCAGCGAGCAGGTGTCGTCGGCGGCCCAGTCCTTGTCCCAGGGGGCGGCCGAGCAGTCGTCCAACATCGAGGAGGTCTCCTCGGCCATGGAGGAGATGAACGCCTCGGTGGCGCAGAACGCCGACAACGCCCGCCAGACCGAGGCCATCGCCCGCCAGGCGGCCGCGGATGCGGAAGAGGGGGGCGAGGCGGTCAAGGAGATGGCCCAGGCCATGCGGGACGTGTCCGAGAAGATCCTCATCATCGAGGAGATCGCCCGGCAGACGAACCTCCTGGCCTTGAACGCCGCCATCGAGGCGGCGCGGGCCGGCGAGCATGGCAAGGGCTTTGCGGTGGTGGCTGTGGAGGTCAGAAAGCTGGCGGAGCGCAGCCAGGCATCGGCCCAGGAGATCATCGCCCTGTCCAAGCACAGCCTGGCGGTGACCGAGCGCACCTCCGGCCTCATCGCCGAGATCGTGCCAGGTATCCGCAAGACCGCCGAGCTGGTGCAGGAGATCGCCCTGGCCAGCCAGGAACAGGCCCGGGGGGTGGAGTCGGTGGCCAAGGCCCTGGAGGAGGTGGACAAGGTGGTGCAGCAGAACTCCGCCTCCTCCGAGGAAATGGCCTCGTCCTCCGAGGAGATGGCCTCCCAGGCCCAGGCCCTGCGCACCCAGATCGGCTTTTTCCGGGTGGCGGGCAGCCGGCGCCGGCCGGCGGCTCCAGCGATCAAGGCCGAGCGGGGAGGCAGCGGCTGGGGCGAGGAGGATCGGCCGGTGAAGGCCCTGCCCGGCCGCGGCGTGGAGCTGGATCTGGACGAGGACGGCTTCGAGCCCATGACCGGGAGGGTAGAGGGATGA
- a CDS encoding chemotaxis protein CheW, with protein MSDTADSRQYLTFVLDSEIYALEIFKVREVLDFAPITKIPRMPEFLRGVINLRGGVITVVDLKRKFGMPGSERTRDTCIIIAEVTVDNETTIMGLLVDSVREVIDLEAAAIQPPPRMGTRLDTRFIKGMGRQDGEFIIILDIDLILSADEIAMAAAAAGHSAAAAEAPAAGS; from the coding sequence ATGAGCGATACCGCCGACAGCCGGCAGTACCTGACCTTTGTCCTGGACAGCGAGATCTATGCCCTGGAGATCTTCAAGGTCCGGGAGGTCCTGGATTTTGCTCCCATCACCAAGATCCCCCGCATGCCGGAGTTCCTGCGGGGGGTGATCAACCTGCGGGGCGGGGTGATCACGGTGGTGGACCTCAAGCGCAAGTTCGGCATGCCGGGGAGCGAGCGCACCCGGGATACCTGCATCATCATCGCCGAAGTGACGGTGGACAACGAGACCACCATCATGGGCCTCCTGGTGGACTCGGTACGGGAGGTGATTGACCTGGAGGCTGCCGCCATCCAGCCGCCGCCGCGGATGGGCACCCGCCTCGATACCCGCTTCATCAAGGGCATGGGCCGCCAGGACGGGGAGTTCATCATCATCCTCGACATCGACCTCATCCTCTCCGCCGACGAGATCGCCATGGCGGCCGCGGCGGCTGGTCACAGCGCCGCTGCCGCGGAGGCCCCCGCGGCGGGCTCGTGA